The Rosa chinensis cultivar Old Blush chromosome 7, RchiOBHm-V2, whole genome shotgun sequence DNA segment gagaaaatttgaaaacaacATTTGAAAAAGGAATACGAGAGAAAACCTAGAGAGCGAGAAAAACCTCAAGGTCGGCGGCGCGGCCGAATTCGACCGTGAGATCGCTTCTCGTCCGGTGGCGACTTGGGCCTCTAGGCTGGCCTTTGGCCTGGCCGATGCCGTGCGGTTTGCTACTGGACGGGGATGAACGGCTAACTTTCGGGGCGCTTCTTTGAGGGGTATTGCTTGGGGCTTTGCAAGTTGGTCTTGGCTTCAGGTTAGGTGTGACATCTCTATGATGCGGTGGCTATGACAGATCGGGACTCGCTTTGTTGCTTCCTGGATCGACGACCTTCGGGGAACGTTATCTTTCTGCGGCGGCGTGGATCACAGGTGCTGGACTGGAACGAGATGTGGTGATGCTTGGTGTGGCGGCACTGCTCCGGGGGTGATCGGGTCGTGGCGGTTGAATCGTGGCGGCGGATCATGGCGGTGCAGGAGCGGCATGGTCGGCGGAGCAAAGCTGGAACTGGTGACGCTGGTTAGCGTGTTTGGAGAGAAGGCTGGGCCTGAACCCTGTCGGGCCTGTTGGGCTTTGGGTGGGCTTATCTTTGGATTTGCCTTGCACTGATTATGGTGGGCTAGGGTTTTTACCCAGGCCCATCTCTATGTTAATTTTGTCGAAGTACAATAATTTTCTGTAGGCCTTTTCTGGGGCAGTCTGGTGGATTTTTTCCAATCTAGCTAGTTTAGTATCGGATCTTGGTTTTGTCGACTTAAGTCTCagtgtctctagttgtacactaATTGAGGTCTTTAATCGACTAGATTTACTGATTCAGAGTTAGGTTGGGGAGGCCGGATCTTTCTAGTTTTTTCTAGCGCCTCCAACATAGTACTAAAGGGGGATCCCGCTACGCCTACGATGTAttcaatgtcaaatgagtgacctagtttctatgtaccactgtgggtactaacacatcttcttgtctATCTTAgatgacagcggaagggtatgtaaagACCATTCTAACTTTTGATCAACATATTGGCTTTGCcttcttttcaaaaaaacatttgaaaaaGGAATATAAGACACGTACTTGTGAGTGActcaaattcaaaaacaaaatttgTACAAAAGGAGTCGTTGCGGAATTTTGGTTGAGATTGATTTTGTGTGTTTGTTTCCTTAGCAGTAGAGAAGCGTGGCCATGGCAACTCTTTACCTTTAATTTGCTTCTCAAAGACTCTTACAGAGTCAAAGCCACACGTACTGAATTAACTTGCATACATACGTTACCAGTAGCTGGCTTGGCGTAGCATTTCAATCAGAAATCGTGTTCATCCAACCAGTAGTTGAGTATTGAAGCTTGCTCGTCTTTCAAATTTCATTTCGGTAATTAGTTAATAATTACTATACTCCtccatctctttctttttcatcatcAAAATCATCTCAAGTCCATCTCTGTCGTCAGACACTCAGATTTTTCGATTTATATGCTCGTCTAAGTTTTCTCTGCTTCATGCTTTCATTCATATAATTAGTAGAATTTGTATGCACGTTTCTTTGGATCTCTTTTCGTTTttttgttgctgctgctgctgctgttgttctATGCTTGCAAGATCAGCTTAAATTTCTGAATTAAGACATCCTAGCCTCGCCTCCTCTGAAACTCTGCAGGCTGATCGAGATTCTGAGAATTTTGATCGAAGTCTCAAAGCTAAGATTAGTTGGTTAGTTAATCTGGTTAAGCATTACTGGTGGtggtggaagaagaaaagaaataaagagaaaTGATGGTTCTTTTTTATtggaattaatatatatatatatatatatatatatatatatatggggaaTTGAGCAATGTGATGTTATTGATTTGATTGAAAATGACCATACATGCATAGTTTGGAAGACTAGCTTGCTGATGTTTCTGTTTTCACTTTTCACTTGCGTGCTATTAGTATTTTGTGATTTTGCTTCTCGAGATCTGCGCTGGGCGCATTATTGATGTTTTTCGTCCTTCTTCATTTGCAGACGGCAAAGGGCTCCCTTTCCTCACAACAGAATTCATATCATTGTACGTAGGATGCTCTCTTCGtttccattttcttcttttctccctCTCCTGTCTTCGCCATCCTTTTTTTTCAACTTCGTATTCAGTTTTgccttttttattcttttgagATTCGAGAGCATGCAAATTTGAAACTTGAAACGGTTGTGTCTGTTAGTAACGTCGACGTGGTGGGTTTTAAAGTTGACAATGGAGAAACCGacgacaccaccaccaccatcatcagCTTCTTCTGTTCAAATTCATCAGGAGTCAGTTCCGACTAGTCCAACCTTGTCAAGCACAAGGAAGATGAGCTTAAGCACCGCCCCGACCACCATGGCCACCACCGCCAAACCGACCTGGCTCCTCTCCAACCTCGCCGGTACGTACCTAGCTCCATTATTTCCTTCATTTACTATCTATCTATCTACCACTTACCACCCTCATAATTATATTTCTGTCTTCAATTTCTTCCCTTATTTGTTTTCTGGTCTGCTCTGCATTATTATCCATTATCAGCATGCCTAatttaattcttcttctttctgcttTACTTTTGTCTACaaatcaaattttgaattttgaaactcTGAATTTCAAAAACAAGAGACAGAGCTTCTGAGTCTAGTATATGTAAAGTTGTAAACTGTAAAAAGTGAAAGAAGCCTTGGCCTTGTACCAGGTATACAATTGATTTTGTTGATTTGGGAGACATTGACCTTTCCGTCTATGCGTCTCTTTCAGAGCACATTTCTCCAGGAGGACCCCCAAGCGAGCTTTGGCTTGGCCCTCTTATTTATTGTGAACGAATAACATTTTTCATCTTTAACTCTTTTGGAAATTCAAATTTTTGGGGCCTAGCTTGTTTGTTTCTTCTACATGGTTGAcggatccttcatttcaaattcatcgTGGGGTTAGATTTAGATTTACCAGTAATGCTTCTGAAACTGTTTCAAATATACTGTGCCGcttttttggtcaaatatatTCTGTGTTCCATAGCTGATTCTTTTGGGGCCTAACCCATCCTTCCTTCCAAGTGGTAATCTGGATAAAGACCAAAGAGAAGTGTGACACGTGCTACTGTCAATCAAAGGGCGCAAATGGAAACGGGCCGGCCTtgttcattttgttgttttctggTTGGATTCGGCTCCATGACCCTGACCTTACTTTACAGACAAGACCAACTCGATCAATACTAGGGTTATAGCGAGCCTCTTTTGTAATATCCCAGGCTTTACTATCCATAATTTCAAATTCTCCAGTCACTCTATATTCCCGTCAAACTCAAAACTTGATATGTGTAGGTTATTTGTTTGTTTCCTTTTATCATCtgattctattttgttttcatGTCAGATGTGGAAGAGAGGATGAAGATGCTAGCGTTTAACAGTAAAACTCCTCAAGATCAAGACAATGGGGACACCTTCGCGGAGCGAGCTGAAGCTTACTACAAAACACGCCCTCAGCTGCTATCCCTACTTCAAGACTTGTACAATTCCTATCTCACTCTCTCTGACCGTTACATTCAAACAATCACCAAAACTACTAGTCTGAGTCAGAGTCAGATTTTTCATCCTCCTCGTCGACAATCTTCTCAAACCTCAACCATTGAATACTATGATTACTATGAGCAGCAAGATCAATATGAGACTAGCCAGAATGATTCAGATGTGGAGAGCTCCCTCTCGTATCAGCAATTTCCCACATCACTACTTGctcaagatgatgatgatgatgccaCCATGGTGTCAAGTTTTGACGCAATTGTCGCGGAGATTGTGATAAAAAATGTGGAATGCGATATCCTACTTCATGAGGTCAATGCATCGGAGAGGCAACAAAATGAATCATCGAGGAAGATAGAGTTGCAGAAGAGCTTGCTTGAGGTTTTGGAGTCTGAAAGGCTCATACTACTGAATGAGAATGCTAAATTGGGTTACAGAGTGGGTGCATTGATGGAAGAGAACAAAGCGCTTGCCTCCGAGTCTCTGTTCATGAGGAGGAAGGCCGGTGAGCTAGCTAGGTGTTTGCTCCAAATGAGGGAGGACCGCAGGGTCAGCATGCTCAGCCGTAAGATAGAGGACCTTCAGGGACAGATTTATGGGTTGGAGAAGCGGAACAAGGAGTACTACCAGCAACTTGTCAACAATGATCACTCACAACTAGGATCActtgaagaagagaagaatagtagcaacaacaagaagaagactCGTGGTAGAAGTAGTAATGAGGTGGATTTGCACGTTTGCTTTCAAATAGGAAAGATGAAGAGGAGAGGTGGTACTGGGACGAGGACTGGTACGAGGGGTACTGGCACTGACAAGAAAGGTTCTAGTTGGTGGGGAAAGGTCAAGAACATAGACTTGTTTCTATGTGGACTTAACCCAACTACTACTGCTTGAATGCTTGATGATGGTGTCTGATTGCTTCAGAAACTTGAACCTATGGACTGGAATTAGAGAATAACTATCTAATGATCGATCTCTTTATATTTAGTTATCGTTTGTAAGGATGAACTCCGTGGTGTACCCTCTACACTTCATTGATATTA contains these protein-coding regions:
- the LOC112180945 gene encoding kinase-interacting family protein isoform X2; translated protein: MKMLAFNSKTPQDQDNGDTFAERAEAYYKTRPQLLSLLQDLYNSYLTLSDRYIQTITKTTSLSQSQIFHPPRRQSSQTSTIEYYDYYEQQDQYETSQNDSDVESSLSYQQFPTSLLAQDDDDDATMVSSFDAIVAEIVIKNVECDILLHEVNASERQQNESSRKIELQKSLLEVLESERLILLNENAKLGYRVGALMEENKALASESLFMRRKAGELARCLLQMREDRRVSMLSRKIEDLQGQIYGLEKRNKEYYQQLVNNDHSQLGSLEEEKNSSNNKKKTRGRSSNEVDLHVCFQIGKMKRRGGTGTRTGTRGTGTDKKGSSWWGKVKNIDLFLCGLNPTTTA
- the LOC112180945 gene encoding kinase-interacting family protein isoform X1, which encodes MEKPTTPPPPSSASSVQIHQESVPTSPTLSSTRKMSLSTAPTTMATTAKPTWLLSNLADVEERMKMLAFNSKTPQDQDNGDTFAERAEAYYKTRPQLLSLLQDLYNSYLTLSDRYIQTITKTTSLSQSQIFHPPRRQSSQTSTIEYYDYYEQQDQYETSQNDSDVESSLSYQQFPTSLLAQDDDDDATMVSSFDAIVAEIVIKNVECDILLHEVNASERQQNESSRKIELQKSLLEVLESERLILLNENAKLGYRVGALMEENKALASESLFMRRKAGELARCLLQMREDRRVSMLSRKIEDLQGQIYGLEKRNKEYYQQLVNNDHSQLGSLEEEKNSSNNKKKTRGRSSNEVDLHVCFQIGKMKRRGGTGTRTGTRGTGTDKKGSSWWGKVKNIDLFLCGLNPTTTA